One Arachis hypogaea cultivar Tifrunner chromosome 18, arahy.Tifrunner.gnm2.J5K5, whole genome shotgun sequence genomic window, aaaaaagaaaaaaataatattgattgttatctattttgtttatttagatttataattaaatttgatataattgtagCAAGTATCTATAATTAATAGTAACATGATACTATAACTTTAAgatgtataatataataaaaaagaacgtAGCAATTTATATTTGCttcctatatagcaataatattatatatatttatatatctctttttttagctcttttctaaaaatattggcgcataattaatgtagatatataacatatataCTGAATAATTATCtccattgaattaatcataaaggttaataaaagATAATAACATAATTTTTACTTAGTTGTAGCAAGTATttccattaaaaattaaaattgctctattaaaaaaaattatacacagTTTGCGTATAAATGGGGTTGGGATTGAAAACTATATATCGATATCAAACATAAAAGCTTATTGCATCCATTatggaataatatatatataaaagaaaataattataacaaaaaaatatttaatatatgtgatttaaatatttttatgtataattaatatatatgtatatataaataagaaaatatttaaaattatttaacaaaattaatacatACGTAcacataaaaaaagaaattactgtaatttatgaagattacacatgaattttttttttcaaatgaatttattttaattatattacaattagctcatgaataatgtataattatattattttaagaaaatatctttattataattatatcaaatcaatattcaatacattattaaactaattatcaatcatcgatatttttattcattctaattatattaattgatatagttctaattttCATTCAtgtacaataattttattagtagataGTTGTATCCACAATAATTCATGCTATAATTCTCACTCATTCTAATAATGGTTCGTTAATTATATAGTTCTTTATCTTCTGCTTTAATTAGTggataataataacaacaacaacaacaacaacaacaacaacaacaacaacaacaacaacaacaacaacaacaacaacaacaacaatattgTATAGACACAAGATTGAttagttaacaaattaaatttaattattatattttattttttacaaatatttttattcattagttattttattttttatatttatagtaaatattgaatataaaaaagaaaaaaataatattgattgttatctattttatttatttagagtcataattaaatttgatataattatagcaagtatctataattaataataacatgatactataactttaagttgtataatataataaaaaggaaCGTAGCAATTTATATATGCTTTCTATAGAGcaacaatattatatatatttatatatctcttcttttagttcttttctaaaaattttggcacataattaatgtaaataacatatatattgagcAAGTATCTTCAtttaattaatcataaaggttaataaaagataatggcataatttttacctaattgtagcaagtatctccattaaaaatattggctaattattaccttagtgtgtgtgtgtgtgtgatatgGCCGTTACAAATCCGATGTCATAACTCGGCATTATATACAATAACTCGGCACTTTACGTTATAATTTATGTTATAACTCGGCGTTATACGTTACAATCAGACTCAACGGACTACATCCTGGAATAAAAACGTCCGACCAGGCATTATCACTAATTAAAACCTAATAACTGCTCTTCAATTCAGATGATCAATAGAATATAATCGACCATCTTCACctcacctataaaggtatgatattttATCCTCAAATGAGGCACTAAATTCTcagtactaacttaagcatcggagtgccttttgcaggtacactccccctttATTCATACTCTCCGTGACGTGATATCTCTATGGACGAAGAGCTCGGATCATCCCAGCTTATAGCTCGGGATTGAAGGCTAAAGCTCGGCGTCAGCTCCCCTAGCCGAGGTCATGTCCAGGTAATTacacaagaacaattggcgcccaccgtgggcctCGAAATAAATACCCTTCTTTCTATAGGCCCCATTTCCTTCCAATGTCTTCAAACTTACCTGCACCTTTATAAACAAAGGTCATATAGTAAATCATTAAGGCGCGAAAAaggccgatctatatctattttccaatctatatcagtcatctctatttttcgatttatatcaatcatctctattTTCCGATTTATACCTGTTATCCCTATTTGCCaatctatatctgttatatctatttgccgatctatatctgtttttctgatctatatctgtcatctctatttgctaatttatatcagtcatctctatttgccgatctatatctatttttctgaTCTATTCTATTTTacgatttatatctgttatctctatttgtcaatttatatctgttatatctattggccgatttatatcaatcatctctatttgccgatttatataaaaaatctctatttgccgatctatatctattatatcaatcatctctattTTTTGATCTATATCAATCATCTATATTTTccgatttatatcaatcatctctatttttcgatttatatcaatcatctctatttttcgatttatctctgtcatctctatttgccgatctatatctgttatatcaatcatctctatttgccgatcagtcatctctattttctgatttatatcaatcatctctattTTCCGATTTATATATGTTATCCCTATTTGCCAATCTctatctgttatatctatttgccgatctatatatgTTTTTCTGAtgtatatctgtcatctctatttgctaatttatatcagtcatctctatttgacaatctatatctattttctgatctatatctgtcatctctatttgctaatttatatcagtcatctctatttgccgatctacatctgtttttctgatctatatatgtcatctctattttctaatttatatttgttatctctatttgccaatttaaatttgttatatcTATTGGCcaatttatatcaatcatctctatttgccgatttatatcaaaaatctctatttgccgatctataacAGTCATCTTTATTATCCGATTTATTTCAATCATCTCTATTTTCTGATTTATATAAatcatctctatttttcgatcTATATGTCATCtgtatttgccgatctatatcagtcatctctagttgccgatctatatctgtcatctatattttttgatttatatttgtcatatctatttgccgatctatatctgtttttctgaTTTATACCTGTTATCCCTATTTGCCaatctatatctgttatatctatttgcctatctatatttatttttttgatctatatctgtcatctctatttgctAATTTATATTAGTCATATCtattgccgatctatatctatttttctgatctatatctgtcatatctattttctaatttatatctgttatctctatttgccaattTATAGCTATTATATCTATTGGccgatttatatcaatcatctctattTACCGATTTATATCAAaaatctctatttgccgatctataacagtcatctctattttctaatttatatcaatcatctctatttttcaatttatatatgttatccctatttgccaatctatatctgttatatctatttgccgatctatatctatttttctgatctatatctgtcatctctatttgctAATTTATATCAGTCATCTTTATTTGCCgatcgatctatatctgtttttcttacctatatctgtcatctctatttttcgatttatatctgttatctctatttgcagATTTATATCAAtaatctctatttgccgatctatatcagtcatatctatttgccgatctatatctgtttttctgatctatatctgtcatctctattttccgatttatatctgttatctctattcgTCAATTTATATGTTATATCTATTGTccgatttatatcaatcatctctatttgctgatttatataaaaaaatttctatttgccgatctataacAGTCATCTCTATTATCCGATTTATATCAATTATCTCTATTTTTtgatttatatcaatcatctctattttctgatcatctctatttttcgatttatatCTGTCATCTGtatttgtcgatctatatcagtcatctctatttgccgatctatatctgtttttctgatctatatctgtcatctatatttttcgatttatatatgtcatctctatttgccgatttatatctgttatccctattttccaatctatatgtgttatatctatttgccgatttaTATCTGTTTTTCTGATCTAtttctgtcatctctattttcgacctatatctgttatctctatttgtcgatctacatctgttatctctatttgccgatctatatatgTTATATCTATTGgctgatctatatctgtcattTCTATTTTCCGATTTATATCTATTATCCATATTTGccaatctatatctgttatctctattatCAAAACTATATCTATTATCTCTGTTTTCAGATTTATATCAATCATTATCCGAGCTATATCAATCATTATCAATCATTGTCAAATCTATCATCGGATCTATATCAACTATCTTCTAAACTATGACTATAAACAATCTTCAATCAATTATCCATTTGCGATAATTATTCAATTCAAAGTCGCATCGTTTACACATGCGCATTCAAACACAATCTTCAATCAATTATCCATTCGCAAtaattcttcaattcaaagtcgcaTTGTTTACACATGCACAATCAAAcacaattttcaatcaaatcaccAAACAAAGGTGAACTAATGCTCATTCGCGAtaattcttcaattcaaagtcaCATCGTTTACACATGCACAATCAAACTCAATCTTCAATCAAATCACTAAACAAAGGTGAACTAACACAATATTCTCGCCCAACCAATTCATTTTTATCAAAATCGTCTCAGCAACTATTCAAATTAACTATTCAGTTCCATGAAAAATCTTAACCGTTGCATCTATTAAATCAACGATTCAAAATTACATCGAAAAAAACCAAAGGCACAATCAGTGACAAATACTACTACACTTTCCAATACACGTTAACTTTAAATAACATCTGAAATTCAAAATGTTTTATTCCTTGTTTTAATAAAGCATCTTGAAATGGGGGCTCCAAGGCTAATCCAATGGCCGAGTTATGAACTCGCTCAATGGCCGACTTATGATTCATTAAAAGCTCAACCTCCTTTATTAAAACGTATTCCCAtgctaagcttgggggctatgatatgGCTGTTACAAATCCGATATCATAACTCGGGATTATATATAATAACTCGGCACTTTacgttataactcggcgttaTACGTTACAATCAGACTCAACGAACTACATCCTGGAATAAAAACGTCCGACTAGGTATTATCACTCATTAAAACCTAATAAATGCTCTTCAATTCAGATGATTAATAGAATGTAACCGACCATCTTCACctcacctataaaggtatgatattttATCCTCAAATGAGGCACTGAATTCTcagtactaacttaagcatcagagtgcctgttgcaggtacactccccctttGTTCATACTCTTCATGACGTGATATCTCTCTGGACGAAGAGCTCGGATCATCCCAGCTTATAGCTCGGGATTGAAGGCTAAAGCTCGACGTCGGCTCCCCTAGCCGAGGCCATGTCCAGGTAATCACATaagaacaatatatatatatatatatatatatatatatatatatatatatatatatatatatatatatatatatatatatatatatatatatatatatatatatgagtaataGTGAATtataacaattatttatcatctaaAAAATTTGTACCTCAAACATAGTtctttttctgtttattattttttatatctaatGACCTACAATTCTATCAACAGTATTATCTATGGTAGATTATGTAATAAAAAGGTTTGGAAAATAAAGGCAAGAGTAACGAGTAAAGATGGTCTGCGAGTGTTGTTGCAAGATCACGAACACTTGGAAGATAACTGCACGATGATTGTGGTATATAGAGAATTTTGGAGAGCTTATAATGAAAAGGTAATAACGAAAtctcttaattaaatttattaatttattaaaatttattactatcaatttaaaaaattgacaaattCTAGGTGCTAATGGGTAATGCATTCTTATTGTACATTTATAGCTTGAGAATATTagaattatcataaaaatttgtattattttattctcttgaTAAACAATTTTATCATtacattaatcatataattttgtaTACTAATATTGATATAGTATTGTTTCAAGTATATATTTTGCAGGCATCAAAGGATAGTGTTGAGTTGTTATTTAgtgggtttaaattatttattgtttattggaGAACTTtctgcattagaattctctagtaatttgttgttcattttcagctgattttgatatgttcttacacatataataatttgttagtggatttaggtattactagattatttatggtaCATTTAGTATATATGtcttatttattgaaaaaagtagattactaaaaccagttaataactattttagagttataGAGAAGTTGGCAGTGTTACTATCGCCAATACTGTTTGCCTAAGAGCGCCGAATTCTAAATTCTAAGGTCTTTAAATCCAAGATCTCCTTCTCTTCTTGGGTGAGTCATAATGTCTCAGTTAATCCAAACCATCTGTTTTTCAGAGCTTTTTTGTCCCACCAAAATTGAGAGAGTATAGAGTAGATTTCCCAAATTAAACCATCAGGCAATCTAAAGCAAAATAATGTATAGATAGGCATAGCTTTATCTACAGCCGTAAGTAATACCTCTCAACCTCCCGAAAATAAGAGACTGTGTTTCCATCTTTGGATTCTCTTTCACACCTTCTCTTTGATTATACTGAACGAAATTTTTTGAGATCTAAAGATCGTAGAAAGCAAGCCCAAATATTTGTCTTGAGTCTTAATGTAATTGATATTTAAAAAGTTAGCTAATTGTATACAAGTAGTAGAGAGAATGTTGTGGCTAAAAAATTACAGCagacttattaaaaattattgtgtttaagttcttaaaataataaaagaatatttttaataaattattaataatgtataaaattatttagatAGACAATAggtgaaatttttttatatcttgtaacaaaaatttcaaataaattacATCTCATTATTTTCGTGTgtgtataaaaagaaaattagaaggttgaaaaccaaatattttttttcattttaaaaaaaacttgCTTAAAGTGGAAAATAATTACAGAAGTGTGGAGGGTTGCCCAGCccacaaaaataatatttgttttaaaaaacaTAATTTTGAAGAGCCCAACCCGGTAAGAGAGAAGCCCAATGATGAGTGAAGAGTAGAGAGTAAACGACAGAGCAGCAACCGAAACAAAGAGAGTAGTGACTACAAAACCCTAATAAGTGCCGCTCTCTGTTTCTGTGTTAGTTACTGTCAGTGTTTTAGTGTTCGATCTAAGACTGACGGAGCGTCATTTCTTTCTTGCTGCTTCGGAATAACGCTCGTAAGAttcatttcttcttctctctgttctctctttttcttttttcttttttttttgtttgtgatTATGTTTTTGAGTTTTCGTGTTTTTTGGTTGAATTGAACTAACAGATTCACCGTCTTCATCGAAGCGAAGCCATGGCGTTGGTGAGTTGTTCATTTCTTCTTATAATGTTCATcacttgctgattaatttggttTTAATTTCCGTCTTTCTTTTATTAGGTTTAAGGATAGGGTGTGTTTCCTTGGGGGTTAAAATATGAAAATCTACATAAgaatttcatttatgttttgtgcACAATTATTCAACTTATAGCATTCCTAGTTGATCAATAATTAATTGATGTAATAAAGGACAAAAAGTTGAGATGCTCGATGGTGTCAACAATAGTTGATGCATAATGAAACAGGGGAAgctaaaaaaaccaaaaacataGTTTTACTGGCCTTCAGATTGATTAACATAGGTGGCAAGTAGTAGAAAGTAGAAACTGATGTTGCAAGTATGAAAAGTAAATCtgctatatttattaatataattgtcttatattattaaaatatgtattacattatttttaatatgtgggATTTAACTTTATATTCTTGTAATCTGATCCATAAGTCGTGTTCCCTCTGTCTAATTCATAGTGCAGATTCTGCATGCaggtaaaacaaacaaaaatgctTACAAGGCACTCATTGCAGCTGAGTATGTTGGTGTGCAAGTTGAGTTGGCGCCCAATTTTGAGATGGGTGTCTCTAACAAAACTCCAGAGTTTCTCAAGATGAATCCTATTGGCAAGGTATTGTGTTTTTTGAGCTATGAGAGGCTCCTGCTATGATTTAGTGTTTGTACTTACTTTCCGTAGTATTCCTCCAGGTTCCGGTGTTAGAGACACCAGAGGGCCCTGTATTTGAGAGCAATGCAATTGCTCGTTATGGTAAGATCATACATACAATATTTGATTTACATATGATTCCCTTTGCCATGGTTGATTAAGATGTTTTAAGCTTGTTCAATGCTTTTTCTGCAGTTGCTCGTTTAAAGGGGGACAACAGTTTATATGGTTCCTCCCCTATTGATTATGTAAGGGTTTTCTTTCCCCCGGAAAATCCTTCTATTTATGTATGCAACCAATCCATTACCACATGCGACTAACATtgctttattatatttttaatgctCTGATATTTCAGGGCCACATCGAGCAATGGATTGATTTTTCATCAATGGAGATTGATGCTAATATTAGTAGGTGGTTCTTCCCGAGATTGGGATTTCTTCCTTACCTTCCTCCAGTAAGTTTGTACAAAAGACCTTTATTAACGCTAATTTTTGTGAAATTTTGCATCTTTTTTTGGTATGTGCAATCGGTCATGATTATTGTCAATTGCTTACACACTAGGGACAAAGTGGTTAGTGTTTACCAGCCACCATGAAACAGCAATAAAATGATGGTAACAATAATTAAGGGGACTGCAAATGTTTgtatgattttttcttttttgtccttTATATTTGTATCATGTGATGATTATATATATTTAGATTGTAAAGTCAAAACGATTGTATTATGTTCATGAtatttgtctttcttttttttatattatgttgTCAATTATGCATCGTTTTACCTTCCTCTTTATTCTAAATGAAGGTTGAGGAGGCCGCAATTTCTGGACTGAAGAGAGCTTTGGGTGCTTTGAACACTCACCTTACTTGCAATACCTACCTAGTTGGGCATTCAGTGACCCTAGCTGACATCATAACAACATGCAATTTGTATTTGGGTTTCAGTAATATCTTGGTTAAGAGTTTCACTTCAGAGTTTCCTCATGTTGAGAGATACTTTTGGACCATGGTTAATCAGCCAAACTTTCGAAAGATACTAGGTGAAGTCAAGCAGACTGAAGCTGTTCCACCTGTTCCATCTGCAAAGAAGCCTTCCCAGCCAAAAGAATCTAAGCCCAAGGCGAAGAACGAGCcaaagaaagaagcaaagaaagAGCCAGAGAAACCCAAagtagaggaggaggaggaggaagaggctcCCAAGCCCAAAGCCAAGAATCCTCTTGATCTTCTTCCTCCAAGTAAGATGATACTAGATGAGTGGAAAAGGCTGTACTCCAACACCAAAACCAATTTTCGCGAGGTTGCAATCAAAGGTATTgttattttatccttttttttttatagaattagGCAGTTAGCATCTATATATGGTGTAAACTATGTTTTTTTTACAAAGACTTCTCAAACATTTTATTGAAGTCCTTTCTTTTTCATTGGGAGGATTATTTTTCTTTGACTACATTGTGTTATTTAATTGATGTCTACATTTTTATATCCCTTGCAATGCCAAGatgtttttaaatttgtttcatcAAATCTTGTAGGATTTTGGGACATGTATGATCCAGAGGGATACTCTTTGTGGTTCTGTGATTACAAATACCAGGATGAGAACACTGTTACCTTTGTGACAATGAACAAGGTTGGTGGTTTTCTTCAGCGGATGGATTTAGCTCGAAAGTATGCATTTGGAAAAATGCTTGTAATTGGATCACAACCACCCTTCAAGGTGAAGGGGTTGTGGCTTTTCCGTGGGCCGGAAATTCCAAAGTTTGTGCTTGATGAATGCTATGATATGGAGCTTTATGAATGGACTAAGGTTGACATATCTGATGAAAATCAGAAGGAGCGGGTCAATCAGATGATTGAAGATGCCGAACCGTTCGAGGGAGAGCCTCTTTTGGATGCTAagtgctttaagtgaacttgtgATTTGTTTAATGAAAAGTTATGTTTTTCGGTTGTCTTTGTTTTTGGTAGAGTTTGGTGTTTATTAATAGGACTCAAATTTGAGCAACTTAGAGTGTTTATCTTTTTACCTGAATTTTGACTATAACAAGACTACAAGTGCTATATTTTGAATGGTTATAAGCATTTATAAAATTTCCTTAGattcaattttttagtttttcatcTTGAATTGGGTATTAGATTCATAGATTGATTGTAACTGGGGAGAAGTTTTATAGAAATATCGTAATTTTATACCGAATTGAactaactttttatattttttatttccttggtctgaaacctttttcaaattttctaagttgttttttgttttccttatttctaatttttaggtGAACGTTGTAAGttgtaatctattttttttttatgcgaAAGTGCAATAAGTAACAGTCGAAATTTGAGTGAAAAATCAATTTAGTATACAAATGGTTTATATGAAGAAAAAGATGGTTATTTTAGTTCGTTCaacttttgtaaataaaaataattattttaaaaaatttaaacctttaataataataataataataataagagtaaagtattgtttttgtttcCAACGGGAGTAAGTCCTAAAGTTGTCcttttcaatcgtcctatttaagtccctaacattttaaaattggctcaatgttgtcctaccgttaaggatccgttaacagaattgacagcgggacaaaattgagacgattttgaaacgttagggactcaaatagaacgaaaacgttggggacaaaaatgatacatagaaataaattttaattttatccttaaataatatcaattttttactgtatataatattcaattattttttaatcacatctaagtaaattacacttaatcacactactttcattctaaataaattttttatatttttatattaacttataactttaagtgtaaaattataaaaaaaaatgagatattattatccttaaaatttgataattttttattgagtatatttttttgtaatttttttattaacaactaataatacttttaaaaaatcacaaaaatatacttAGAAAAAGTCACTAAATTTTAagtataataatatctcattttttttaattacacttctaaaaaatcacatcaaaattcaatctttaaggtattttttgaaaatatatatttactgttgggtattgttgtgtttttaaattatttaaaggcatttttgtcgataataaaatTCGGGTGCATTGTTACCAGTGTTTGAATATTTCAGAGATATTTTTGGTGGTTAaccttagttttatttattttacttttaattttatttttcagtcCCTCTATTTTCTTAGAATTTTCTTATGCCTAGATCATTATGCCTCTAAAAATTCATTCACACTATTTGAAAATTGTCATCTTGTCTAATCCATTGATAtaaattcaattcaaaacatacaaaaatagcaaGCAAAAAATGTGAATAAAgagatttaatttcataaaaagaaTGTtgaatttatcaaatttttaatattatgcaACACCTATTTGGTTAAAAATGAAGTTTGTATGGTTCAACAAAACACTTATAAAATTGCCTAGCTGACATGATTAAGAGCCTACTTAATTAATGAGAAATTCTTTTTATGGGGGAAGTTTTtttcttcctctactctcttccTCTATGGCTctatctttcttttattcaaatttaataGTCAATTTCTCATTAATGATGCGGAATAGGTTTCAACTAACTAGCTTACATTATCACTATCTATGATtggaaatatctttttttttttttttttaatttctaatacaaATACTATAAGTCTATAACACGCATATTAGTTAGGTCATTTCAACCACATGCTAAACCTTACCTAACAAgatttgtgaaatttttttatcatgCATACTTATTAATTGGTGTTAGATTTCGGAGTTAATACGTATTTCAgttcctaaaaaaaaaaaaaattaaaatttcatagaTTAGTTAACATCATTTACTGACCCTATAATTGTTAGTTATATACAACATAATGTTATAATTATGCAGTATTTCTAGTTTTCtactgatttttattttttattaagttctAATGGAGATAAAGTTGTGGTTATTAATTACCATGTTTTTAGCTTGAAAGTTATTAAAGTATAATGTTCTAATAATTCCAATACGAATATACTATGAAATCTCAATTTTGGGACTGAATGTTAAAAGCAAATGATaatgtaaaaaattattaatatttacaaTATACTTTATCATTAAGATAAGATAGTGATTAGTTTTGGATATGTCCTAGTACAAATTTTCTAACGatgatacattaaaaatatacaaaagttCCTCaccaaattaaaatattcaaatagaATGCACGAAGGCTTCTCTAATTTTTGTAAAAGGATTTTTTCTGAAATTATTTAGTTCTAAATGACCTTCAAAAAATAGTTCTTTTATGAGCTATTTGGCTtgcattttttttcaatattctttattttttacttttgtaCTAAAAGAGTgagaacaatttttttaattagttttacaaAATTATGAAAACAAAGAGTAAAAATAcaaatcaaacaaatatttttttacagtatttttttacaaaattttaaaaataaaaaacactaaaattaaaaatttataaaaaaatatttattgctTTTAACTcttacatttattattttttttacaaaattttaaaaataaaaatatttattatcattattttattatagtGCTAGAGGATCaatacattttttaatttatagtcATCAgttaattatcattaatatttttaatagtataaaattatatttaattatactaaattacacaatttttttaataattaaataccgactaaattttaataaaaatactgaaCGTgagactttttttattattttattcagtaACGGGAATAGATcttttcaattgttaaaaaaaattgacaatgtaaagtatgatttctaatccttcattactctctctctcatatttatttttggtcctacttataaaattaatggtgagagattacactttactccctcaattattaaaaaaatagagaggATCTATTCCCATTAACGACATCCAAACGAACAACACCGGCTAAC contains:
- the LOC112772781 gene encoding elongation factor 1-gamma, whose amino-acid sequence is MALILHAGKTNKNAYKALIAAEYVGVQVELAPNFEMGVSNKTPEFLKMNPIGKVPVLETPEGPVFESNAIARYVARLKGDNSLYGSSPIDYGHIEQWIDFSSMEIDANISRWFFPRLGFLPYLPPVEEAAISGLKRALGALNTHLTCNTYLVGHSVTLADIITTCNLYLGFSNILVKSFTSEFPHVERYFWTMVNQPNFRKILGEVKQTEAVPPVPSAKKPSQPKESKPKAKNEPKKEAKKEPEKPKVEEEEEEEAPKPKAKNPLDLLPPSKMILDEWKRLYSNTKTNFREVAIKGFWDMYDPEGYSLWFCDYKYQDENTVTFVTMNKVGGFLQRMDLARKYAFGKMLVIGSQPPFKVKGLWLFRGPEIPKFVLDECYDMELYEWTKVDISDENQKERVNQMIEDAEPFEGEPLLDAKCFK